One segment of Drosophila ananassae strain 14024-0371.13 chromosome 3R, ASM1763931v2, whole genome shotgun sequence DNA contains the following:
- the LOC6497448 gene encoding sorting nexin-32 isoform X2 encodes MSKVKSSISKSKVSKSIQQRSVFLVYFGALIKNNFFGRKMMDGTDDSNLLNSSSANNGATMEIASPTNPLAVPPTSGGSVVTGATNGSGSATSPDSSSSAPATPAALGENALHVEISDALSEKEKVKFTVHTRTTLPGFAKKDNNVVRQHEEFVWLHDRIEENEDYAGYIIPPCPPRPDFDASREKLQRLGEGEGNMTKEEFKKMKSELEAEYLATFKKTVAMHEVFLRRLASHPVFRVDQHLKVFLEYDQDLCAKPRKKMAIFGGFVKSLGKTTDEILLSATVRDVNDFFENELQFLTEYHGHLREAAARTEKMTQRHKDVGDSHQKISNALTQLSTTEKGNMETFVAKTAEIFERIKNLETRVASDQDLKLGDTLRYYQRDSDAAKALLIRRLRCLAAYETANRNLEKARSKNKDVHAAEAAQAEACEKFESMSACGKEELIGFRNRRVAAFKKSLVELSELEIKHAKTQYEYLRQSLLALKEIA; translated from the exons ATGTCAAAAGTGAAAAGTTCCATCTCTAAATCAAAAGTTTCCAAGTCGATCCAGCAACGAAGcgtttttcttgtttatttcggtgctttaattaaaaacaatttcttCGGCCGCAAAATGAtg GACGGCACGGATGACTCAAATCTGCTGAACAGTAGCTCGGCGAACAACGGCGCCACCATGGAAATAGCCTCGCCAACAAATCCTCTGGCAGTTCCTCCCACATCCGGTGGCAGCGTGGTAACTGGAGCAACAAATGGCAGTGGTTCGGCCACTTCGCCGGACAGCTCATCCTCCGCTCCGGCTACGCCCGCCGCCCTGGGTGAAAATGCCCTACATGTGGAAATCTCCGATGCGCTGAGCGAAAAGGAAAAGGTAAAGTTTACAGTCCACACACGTACAACGCTGCCAGGATTCGCCAAAAAGGACAATAACGTGGTCCGTCAGCACGAAGAGTTTGTCTGGCTGCACGACCGCATCGAGGAGAACGAGGACTATGCCGGCTATATT ATTCCGCCCTGTCCACCACGTCCGGACTTCGATGCATCGCGGGAGAAACTGCAACGCTTGGGAGAGGGCGAGGGGAACATGACCAAAGAAGAGTTCAAGAAGATGAAGTCGGAGTTGGAAGC CGAGTACCTGGCCACTTTCAAGAAGACTGTGGCCATGCACGAGGTCTTCCTGCGCCGCCTAGCCAGTCACCCGGTCTTTCGCGTCGATCAGCACCTAAAGGTTTTCCTCGAATACGACCAGGATCTGTGCGCCAAGCCCCGCAAGAAGATGGCCATATTTGGCGGTTTCGTAAAGTCCTTGGGCAAGACCACGGACGAGATCCTGTTGAGTGCTACGGTCCGTGATGTAAACGACTTCTTTGAAAACGAATTGCAGTTCCTTACCGAATACCATGGACACTTACGCGAGGCAGCTGCGAGAACTGAGAAGATGACACAACGCCACAAGGATGTGGGTGACTCGCACCAAAAGATTTCGAATGCGCTGACACAACTCTCGACCACAGAAAAGGGAAATATGGAGACATTTGTGGCCAAAACGGCAGAAATATTTGAGAGAATCAAG AATCTGGAAACCCGAGTAGCTAGTGACCAGGATCTCAAGCTGGGCGATACCTTGCGCTACTACCAGAGAGACAGTGATGCTGCCAAGGCTCTGTTGATCAGACGCCTGCGATGTTTGGCTGCCTACGAGACGGCCAACAGGAATCTGGAGAAGGCTCGCTCAAAGAATAAGGACGTCCATGCG GCCGAAGCCGCCCAAGCAGAGGCCTGCGAGAAGTTTGAGTCGATGTCCGCATGCGGAAAAGAAGAACTGATTGGA
- the LOC6497448 gene encoding sorting nexin-32 isoform X1: protein MSKVKSSISKSKVSKSIQQRSVFLVYFGALIKNNFFGRKMMDGTDDSNLLNSSSANNGATMEIASPTNPLAVPPTSGGSVVTGATNGSGSATSPDSSSSAPATPAALGENALHVEISDALSEKEKVKFTVHTRTTLPGFAKKDNNVVRQHEEFVWLHDRIEENEDYAGYIIPPCPPRPDFDASREKLQRLGEGEGNMTKEEFKKMKSELEAEYLATFKKTVAMHEVFLRRLASHPVFRVDQHLKVFLEYDQDLCAKPRKKMAIFGGFVKSLGKTTDEILLSATVRDVNDFFENELQFLTEYHGHLREAAARTEKMTQRHKDVGDSHQKISNALTQLSTTEKGNMETFVAKTAEIFERIKNLETRVASDQDLKLGDTLRYYQRDSDAAKALLIRRLRCLAAYETANRNLEKARSKNKDVHAPLEVQEAEAAQAEACEKFESMSACGKEELIGFRNRRVAAFKKSLVELSELEIKHAKTQYEYLRQSLLALKEIA from the exons ATGTCAAAAGTGAAAAGTTCCATCTCTAAATCAAAAGTTTCCAAGTCGATCCAGCAACGAAGcgtttttcttgtttatttcggtgctttaattaaaaacaatttcttCGGCCGCAAAATGAtg GACGGCACGGATGACTCAAATCTGCTGAACAGTAGCTCGGCGAACAACGGCGCCACCATGGAAATAGCCTCGCCAACAAATCCTCTGGCAGTTCCTCCCACATCCGGTGGCAGCGTGGTAACTGGAGCAACAAATGGCAGTGGTTCGGCCACTTCGCCGGACAGCTCATCCTCCGCTCCGGCTACGCCCGCCGCCCTGGGTGAAAATGCCCTACATGTGGAAATCTCCGATGCGCTGAGCGAAAAGGAAAAGGTAAAGTTTACAGTCCACACACGTACAACGCTGCCAGGATTCGCCAAAAAGGACAATAACGTGGTCCGTCAGCACGAAGAGTTTGTCTGGCTGCACGACCGCATCGAGGAGAACGAGGACTATGCCGGCTATATT ATTCCGCCCTGTCCACCACGTCCGGACTTCGATGCATCGCGGGAGAAACTGCAACGCTTGGGAGAGGGCGAGGGGAACATGACCAAAGAAGAGTTCAAGAAGATGAAGTCGGAGTTGGAAGC CGAGTACCTGGCCACTTTCAAGAAGACTGTGGCCATGCACGAGGTCTTCCTGCGCCGCCTAGCCAGTCACCCGGTCTTTCGCGTCGATCAGCACCTAAAGGTTTTCCTCGAATACGACCAGGATCTGTGCGCCAAGCCCCGCAAGAAGATGGCCATATTTGGCGGTTTCGTAAAGTCCTTGGGCAAGACCACGGACGAGATCCTGTTGAGTGCTACGGTCCGTGATGTAAACGACTTCTTTGAAAACGAATTGCAGTTCCTTACCGAATACCATGGACACTTACGCGAGGCAGCTGCGAGAACTGAGAAGATGACACAACGCCACAAGGATGTGGGTGACTCGCACCAAAAGATTTCGAATGCGCTGACACAACTCTCGACCACAGAAAAGGGAAATATGGAGACATTTGTGGCCAAAACGGCAGAAATATTTGAGAGAATCAAG AATCTGGAAACCCGAGTAGCTAGTGACCAGGATCTCAAGCTGGGCGATACCTTGCGCTACTACCAGAGAGACAGTGATGCTGCCAAGGCTCTGTTGATCAGACGCCTGCGATGTTTGGCTGCCTACGAGACGGCCAACAGGAATCTGGAGAAGGCTCGCTCAAAGAATAAGGACGTCCATGCG CCTTTGGAGGTGCAAGAG GCCGAAGCCGCCCAAGCAGAGGCCTGCGAGAAGTTTGAGTCGATGTCCGCATGCGGAAAAGAAGAACTGATTGGA
- the LOC6498089 gene encoding heterochromatin protein 1, which yields MGKKTENNENAATQSDGEEEEEYAVEKILDRRVRKGKVEYFLKWKGYADTENTWEPESNLDCQDLIQLYELSRKDEDKDKTDKSTKKDRPTSSAKTKEPTGRSSTTTVTTNKRKSEEPSSTTSKSKRATDVDPDSSDSLVAPGATGFDRGLEAEKILGASDNNGRLTFLIQFKGVDQAEMVPSTVANVKIPQMVIHFYEERLSWYSDNED from the exons ATGGGCAAGAAGACCGAGAACAACGAGAATGCCGCCACTCAGTCCGACggagaggaggaggaggagtacgCCGTGGAGAAGATCCTAGACCGACGTGTTAGGAAGGGGAAG GTTGAGTACTTTCTGAAATGGAAGGGATATGCAGACACCGAAAATACCTGGGAGCCAGAAAGCAATCTGGATTGCCAAGACCTCATCCAGCTGTACGAGCTGAGCCGCAAAGATGAG GATAAGGATAAGACTGACAAGTCCACCAAAAAAGACCGACCGACTAGCAGTGCCAAGACTAAGGAACCCACCGGACGTTCCAGTACCACAACGGTGACCACCAACAAACGGAAGTCAGAGGAACCAt CTTCTACCACCAGCAAATCAAAGCGCGCAACAGACGTGGACCCAGACAGCAGTGATTCCCTGGTCGCTCCTGGCGCCACTGGCTTCGATCGTGGCCTGGAGGCTGAAAAGATACTTGGGGCCTCTGATAACAACGGTCGCCTCACATTCCTCATACAATTCAAGGGCGTGGACCAGGCCGAGATGGTGCCGTCAACTGTGGCCAACGTCAAAATCCCCCAGATGGTGATCCACTTCTACGAAGAACGTCTGTCATGGTACTCCGACAACGAGGATTAA
- the LOC6497447 gene encoding tripartite motif-containing protein 45: MSRPNQSKIMFKRKTSMDNKSNPLIDYERIQVEKELMAPAPPPQPPPLVVPPASGSPGKLRLKLSTAKISLRKNSQIPQKNLQANPIPDSVRRKSAPQLFTFSIAPKVDRSSENPPSTVPKIPGFELKSSIRRSRTLGLSNGARMGGQGLPNDDLQLQDSISEPSSSIAGGGSSTSPESILDNVLSGASSVSVQSSSSSSHASNATVAQTMKGKELLPKRLLSLKASPELRVSPPTPDTSQPKLEMLPRLLLEATARSEIYDASSPLARSRSPSLAISPAVSPAPSPSPSITLRPSTPPENTVIFTDDLKCGICLDVYTDPRTLHCLHSFCLQCLVSENFKDENTWDQEPPRSEDPSCYSLKSDMGGSSAELTATVSPARQRGSSFSLGRKKSMGPLEIRSRSEGKRSTSSFSTRMTGSSVHEVSKRSIRCQICNYPTDLPLGGVRQLPQNYLLVRRIEALRFQANEDVISRFWCSLCTEEISATYHCISCTLNLCTLCKEAHERQRTTANHRLRSILELRRARKQKQQQLGLGDSSKMVLRCGIHTNFELKAFCTHCRQLACTDCLVLLHKGHRHETITRAIGHQGKLLREATDQTRPLCQYAEHSIERLNEIARGINARCDDIQHQVEQYLKSYFDALEVHRKTLLQQISRARESKVEVIIKQQLDLEKRTQMAMDAMRFSQELLEIGADVEILNFVGILLSRLEYCQQFKPPVDPKISDSLHFLSKIRAPATKDQRDIPLYGIITMQVVEPGLCTLEWEGFYQLRLHKKADLLLHSRDSDGVSLCHGGLEINCMIKYKDCASKFLPVEVSDNRDGTYNIHFTPDAQGAIILTITINDRPIRGSPFTFQARQVRPHTGIYHCCSFCSGKGNRTVKCSCEGRMPGYSGCGHGHTGHPGRRHWSCCGNVLENSECNVANKLLNA; the protein is encoded by the exons ATGAGCAGGCCGAATCAATCGAAAATTATGTTCAAACGGAAGACGAGCATGGATAATAAGAGTAATCCCCTCATCGACTACGAACGCATCCAGGTCGAGAAGGAGCTGATGGCACCTGCTCCTCCGCCCCAACCTCCCCCGTTAGTAGTGCCACCAGCAAGTGGGTCCCCCGGAAAACTTCGACTGAAGCTCAGTACGGCTAAGATATCCCTTCGTAAAAATTCACAAATTCCACAAAAGAACCTTCAGGCTAATCCCATACCCGACTCTGTGCGTCGCAAATCGGCTCCCCAGCTCTTTACATTTTCCATAGCTCCCAAGGTCGACCGTAGTTCGGAGAACCCACCTAGTACCGTGCCGAAGATTCCGGGCTTCGAATTGAAGAGCTCCATTCGTCGCTCAAGGACACTGGGTCTGTCCAATGGCGCGAGAATGGGAGGTCAAGGGCTGCCCAACGATGACCTTCAACTTCAGGATAGTATCAGTGAGcccagcagcagcatagcTGGCGGAGGTAGTTCCACCTCGCCAGAATCCATCCTCGATAATGTGCTAAGTGGCGCCTCATCCGTGTCCGTccagagcagcagcagcagctcccaTGCCAGCAATGCCACGGTGGCTCAGACCATGAAAGGCAAGGAGCTACTGCCGAAGAGACTTCTATCCCtcaaggcttcaccagagctCAGAGTTTCCCCGCCCACTCCGGACACCAGCCAACCTAAGCTGGAGATGCTACCCCGGCTGCTTTTGGAGGCTACTGCCAGGTCAGAAATCTATGATGCTTCTTCCCCCCTTGCCCGGAGTCGTTCCCCGTCGCTGGCCATTTCTCCGGCGGTGTCTCCGGCTCCCTCACCCTCTCCAAGCATTACCCTGAGACCCAGTACTCCGCCGGAGAACACAGTCATCTTCACGGATGATCTCAAGTGCGGCATCTGCCTGGACGTCTACACGGATCCGAGGACCCTGCACTGTCTTCACTCCTTCTGTCTGCAGTGCTTGGTCAGCGAGAACTTCAAGGACGAGAATACCTGGGACCAGGAGCCGCCTCGCAGTGAGGACCCTTCCTGttacagcctgaagtccgacaTGGGCGGGTCGAGTGCAGAACTTACTGCCACGGTGTCACCTGCCAGACAGAGGGGTTCGAGCTTCAGTTTGGGCCGGAAGAAGTCCATGGGTCCCCTGGAGATCAGG TCAAGAAGTGAAGGAAAGAGGTCGACGAGCTCCTTCAGCACCCGGATGACGGGAAGCTCGGTACATGAAGTGTCCAAACGAAGCATCCGGTGTCAGATCTGCAACTACCCCACGGACTTGCCACTCGGAGGAGTCCGACAGTTGCCTCAGAACTATCTGTTGGTAAGACGCATAGAAGCACTGCGATTCCAAGCCAATGAAGATGTCATATCGAGGTTCTGGTGCTCCCTGTGCACGGAGGAGATTAGC GCTACCTATCACTGCATCAGCTGCACTTTGAACCTTTGTACCCTTTGCAAGGAGGCCCATGAACGGCAGCGAACCACTGCCAACCATCGGCTGAGGAGTATCCTGGAGCTGCGACGGGCTAGAAAacagaagcaacagcaactgggACTGGGGGACAGTAGCAAAATGGTGCTCCGCTGTGGCATTCACACGAATTTCGAGCTGAAAGCCTTTTGCACCCACTGCCGGCAACTGGCCTGCACAGACTGCTTGGTCCTTCTCCACAAGGGTCACAGGCATGAGACCATCACCCGGGCCATCGGACATCAGGGCAAGTTGCTGAGAGAGGCCACCGACCAAACGCGTCCTCTGTGCCAGTATGCGGAGCACTCCATTGAACGGCTGAACGAGATCGCCCGCGGCATCAACGCCAGATGCGATGACATCCAGCACCAGGTGGAACAGTACTTGAAGAGCTACTTTGATGCCTTGGAAGTGCATCGGAAGACTCTGCTCCAGCAGATCAGCAGGGCCAGGGAGTCCAAAGTGGAGGTTATAATCAAGCAGCAACTGGACCTAG AAAAACGCACCCAAATGGCCATGGATGCAATGCGGTTCAGTCAAGAGCTCTTAGAGATCGGTGCCGATGTGGAGATCCTTAACTTTGTGGGTATACTCCTCAGTCGGCTGGAGTACTGTCAGCAATTTAAGCCTCCCGTGGATCCCAAG ATCTCCGATTCCCTTCATTTTCTATCCAAGATCCGAGCTCCCGCCACCAAGGACCAGCGCGACATTCCTCTGTACGGAATAATCACCATGCAGGTTGTGGAGCCGGGTCTATGTACTTTGGAATGGGAGGGCTTCTACCAGCTACGCCTCCACAAGAAGGCCGATCTCCTGCTGCACTCGAGAGACTCCGATGGAGTGTCCCTGTGCCACGGAGGACTGGAGATTAATTGCATGATCAAATACAAAGACTGCGCCTCAAAGTTCCTGCCCGTCGAGGTGTCAGACAATCGAGATGGCACCTATAATATCCACTTCACCCCAGACGCCCAAGGCGCCATCATCCTGACAATTACCATAAACGATAGACCCATCAGAGGAAGTCCATTTACGTTCCAGGCGCGACAGGTTCGTCCCCACACGGGCATCTATCACTGTTGCTCCTTCTGCTCCGGAAAGGGAAACCGGACTGTGAAGTGTTCGTGCGAGGGCCGGATGCCCGGGTACAGTGGCTGCGGTCATGGGCACACAGGACACCCCGGGCGACGGCATTGGTCCTGCTGTGGCAATGTGCTTGAGAACTCGGAGTGCAATGTGGCCAACAAGCTGCTAAATGCCTAG